A genomic stretch from Cellulomonas sp. C5510 includes:
- a CDS encoding antitoxin VbhA family protein — protein sequence MPISDEERAQRAADAARIRHSSEMERGGTDPAVRALQDRYVAGEITADELAALTRDLVVRQAHE from the coding sequence ATGCCCATCAGCGACGAGGAGCGCGCGCAGCGCGCCGCCGACGCCGCCCGCATCCGCCACTCCAGCGAGATGGAGCGCGGCGGCACGGACCCCGCGGTCCGCGCCCTGCAGGACCGCTACGTCGCCGGCGAGATCACCGCCGACGAGCTCGCCGCGCTCACCCGCGACCTGGTCGTGCGGCAGGCCCACGAGTGA
- a CDS encoding peptidoglycan DD-metalloendopeptidase family protein, protein MLTLTAALAPVDSAAGDTLDDKQRAAQQRADAAERQYELLQESVEELSADLAQAVLTLEETKARLPAAQAALDAATVQADSAQRTATLAQSRLEDTVGLRETLQDELDTDAARRAEVRSTIAQLARSAYQGSGSTAALEVVVGAASMEDFVDRAETVATAQRLQSRALEELVVLEANARTGQARLAAVVGTLTEMEAAAEAQAEAAEAARAEQQTQTIALQQAVADQSAAAQRIEGMRGQAQAEQAAADSIRAAAEAEIAQIAAQEEAAARQQAPAAPVRPAPNPAPGQAAQPVAPPASSGVLFSNPTSIDPMYVTSNYGMRLHPILGYYRLHAGIDLRTYCNTPLYAPRDGTVQWSEWRNGFGNQVMLNYGTVNGQSLMSSSNHLTRSVVSSGQQVSRGQLIGYSGNTGLSGACHLHFEVYVGGKTVDPAPLLGLR, encoded by the coding sequence GTGCTCACGCTCACCGCGGCTCTCGCGCCCGTCGACAGCGCGGCCGGGGACACCCTCGACGACAAGCAACGCGCCGCTCAGCAGCGCGCCGACGCCGCAGAGCGCCAGTACGAGCTGCTGCAGGAGTCGGTCGAGGAGCTCTCGGCGGATCTCGCTCAGGCGGTGCTCACCCTTGAGGAGACGAAGGCGCGGCTTCCCGCCGCGCAGGCGGCACTCGACGCCGCGACCGTCCAGGCCGATTCCGCCCAACGCACGGCCACTCTCGCGCAGAGCAGACTCGAGGACACCGTGGGTCTGCGCGAGACGCTCCAGGACGAACTGGACACCGACGCCGCGCGCCGCGCGGAAGTCCGCTCGACGATCGCACAGCTCGCCAGGAGCGCCTACCAGGGCTCGGGATCGACCGCGGCGCTCGAGGTCGTCGTCGGCGCGGCGAGCATGGAGGACTTCGTCGACCGCGCGGAGACGGTCGCGACCGCACAGCGACTGCAGAGTCGTGCGCTCGAGGAGCTCGTCGTGCTCGAAGCGAACGCCCGCACAGGTCAGGCCCGGCTGGCTGCCGTCGTCGGCACCCTGACCGAGATGGAGGCGGCGGCCGAGGCGCAGGCGGAGGCTGCTGAAGCTGCACGAGCCGAGCAGCAGACCCAGACCATCGCACTGCAGCAGGCGGTCGCAGACCAGAGTGCCGCAGCGCAACGCATCGAGGGCATGCGCGGCCAGGCGCAGGCGGAGCAGGCTGCGGCCGACTCGATCCGCGCGGCCGCCGAGGCCGAGATCGCGCAGATCGCCGCGCAGGAGGAGGCGGCGGCGCGGCAGCAAGCGCCCGCAGCACCGGTCCGCCCCGCTCCGAATCCCGCCCCCGGGCAGGCGGCACAGCCGGTCGCACCGCCCGCGTCCAGCGGCGTCTTGTTCTCCAACCCGACCTCGATCGACCCTATGTACGTCACGTCGAACTACGGCATGCGCCTGCACCCGATCCTCGGGTACTACCGGCTGCACGCCGGCATCGACCTGCGCACCTACTGCAACACCCCGCTCTACGCCCCGCGCGACGGCACGGTCCAGTGGTCGGAATGGCGCAACGGCTTCGGGAACCAGGTCATGCTCAACTACGGCACCGTGAACGGGCAGTCGCTGATGAGCAGCTCGAACCACCTGACCCGATCTGTCGTGTCCTCGGGCCAGCAGGTTAGCCGGGGCCAGCTCATCGGCTACTCCGGGAACACCGGGCTGTCCGGGGCGTGTCATCTCCACTTCGAGGTGTACGTCGGCGGCAAGACCGTCGACCCCGCCCCGCTCCTGGGCCTGCGTTGA
- a CDS encoding glutaredoxin family protein has protein sequence MSTTPSDLPVITVVQAPACHFCDDAKHALTAMSQQTPLVIRVVDIDSDEGRALIAGHRPAMNPLVLLDGQYFSSGRLPRKKLAKALRDRTGSPTA, from the coding sequence GTGTCCACCACGCCGTCTGACCTGCCCGTCATCACCGTCGTGCAGGCCCCCGCGTGCCACTTCTGCGACGACGCGAAGCACGCCCTGACCGCCATGTCCCAGCAGACCCCGCTCGTGATCCGCGTCGTCGACATCGACAGTGACGAGGGGCGCGCACTCATCGCCGGGCACCGGCCGGCGATGAACCCGCTGGTCCTGCTCGACGGGCAGTACTTCTCCTCCGGCCGTCTGCCCCGCAAGAAGCTGGCGAAGGCGCTCCGGGACCGGACCGGGTCACCGACCGCCTGA
- a CDS encoding zeta toxin family protein: protein MSRPDDLAVSRHRDLVRELSRPGGPLAADGPNATVNNPAWFRTPNQPRGARGELHDRLVDAHRERFADVLADKQAIVLAGPPGAGKSTVQRAILGDRAGEWLVVDADEFKHALLRTALEDGSYRNFLVPDRVRELEADGERFAPLELASLVHEESSLLARQLRAEAIADGLNIVVDTVLSSERAALSLGADLEAAGYRVRVVDVETTYEISAARVEQRWRNVTREFLADERATGLGGRWVPSEYTRALFPPELAGTSVCEGVARTLAEQCPAVSRLEVYRVVDPTQAPYLEVVLERGARRGALVDASAARAAAIADVSRARPGRRSDPAVER from the coding sequence TTGAGCCGGCCCGACGACCTCGCCGTCAGCCGGCACCGCGACCTGGTCCGCGAGCTGTCACGCCCCGGCGGTCCTCTGGCCGCTGACGGGCCGAACGCCACGGTGAACAACCCGGCCTGGTTCCGGACGCCGAACCAGCCGCGCGGTGCTCGCGGCGAGCTGCACGACCGCCTCGTCGACGCGCACCGCGAACGCTTCGCCGACGTGCTGGCCGACAAGCAGGCCATCGTCCTGGCCGGCCCGCCAGGGGCGGGCAAGTCCACCGTGCAGCGGGCGATCCTGGGTGACCGGGCGGGGGAGTGGCTAGTCGTCGACGCCGATGAGTTCAAGCACGCGCTGCTGCGAACCGCGCTCGAGGATGGGTCGTACCGGAACTTCCTCGTCCCGGACCGCGTCCGTGAGCTCGAGGCCGACGGCGAACGGTTCGCGCCACTCGAGCTGGCGTCCCTCGTGCACGAGGAGTCCTCGCTTCTCGCGCGCCAGCTGCGCGCGGAGGCGATCGCCGACGGGCTGAACATCGTGGTCGACACCGTCCTGTCGAGCGAGCGCGCGGCGCTCTCGCTCGGCGCCGACCTCGAGGCCGCCGGCTACCGCGTGCGCGTCGTCGACGTCGAAACGACCTACGAGATCTCCGCGGCCCGCGTCGAGCAGCGGTGGCGCAACGTCACCCGCGAGTTCCTGGCCGACGAGCGCGCCACCGGACTCGGCGGCCGGTGGGTCCCCAGTGAGTACACCCGCGCGCTGTTCCCGCCCGAACTGGCCGGCACGTCGGTGTGCGAGGGCGTAGCCCGCACCCTCGCAGAGCAGTGCCCCGCGGTGAGCCGGCTCGAGGTGTACCGCGTCGTCGACCCGACGCAGGCGCCGTACCTCGAGGTGGTGCTCGAACGCGGCGCTCGGCGCGGCGCCCTGGTCGATGCCAGTGCCGCCCGCGCTGCAGCGATCGCGGACGTCAGTCGCGCACGTCCGGGCCGGCGCAGCGACCCTGCCGTTGAGCGCTGA
- a CDS encoding MobC family plasmid mobilization relaxosome protein encodes MSEQEHRSVGRARVLGRARRENVEGGRRGRFVVKSTPEEELRLRTLAAQHGVSVPRLLVESTLAAHAGPADDAPLTITERRQAAAELFGISRLLGTVANNVNQMARATNATGELHEDLEATLRYVREVLGPRVERAVDEVVAQ; translated from the coding sequence ATGAGCGAGCAGGAGCACCGCAGTGTCGGGCGTGCTCGCGTGCTCGGTCGTGCGCGCCGGGAGAACGTCGAGGGCGGCCGGCGAGGACGGTTCGTGGTGAAGTCCACGCCGGAGGAGGAGCTGCGGCTTCGGACCCTGGCCGCTCAGCACGGTGTGAGCGTTCCGCGGCTGCTGGTGGAGTCGACGCTGGCGGCGCACGCCGGGCCGGCTGACGACGCGCCTCTGACGATCACCGAGCGCCGGCAGGCTGCCGCCGAGCTGTTCGGCATCAGCCGCCTGCTCGGCACGGTCGCGAACAACGTCAACCAGATGGCGCGGGCGACGAACGCGACCGGCGAGCTGCACGAGGACCTCGAGGCGACGCTGCGGTACGTGCGTGAGGTGCTCGGCCCGCGCGTCGAGCGCGCGGTCGACGAGGTGGTCGCCCAGTGA
- a CDS encoding relaxase/mobilization nuclease domain-containing protein, which translates to MPNVTRGGRMPGLLVYLAGDGRHNEHRDQHVVAGDPALMAWHADEQLDRASALAIAKHLDAPSRVFGTEVNAPLYEWSEERQQRVKVGYGDAHVWHCSLSLRAEEGVLPDSTWSQIAEDFVRQMGFTDDSGKAPCRWVAIRHGVSQAGNDHVHIAVNLVREDGTKATTWNDFRRAQEISGRLEKAYGLQVLESRELGLGSRGVRPAELGRAESRSARDTQRAALARRVRASATASRDEAEFVRRLRREGLLARPRYAAGRDDVVLGYSVALRPNAGERPVWFGGGTLAKDLTLPRLRSTWPDSPQTASDAVAEWTAAGRGQRPVRPGIEVDAPDPRLWDQYAEQIGELNERLRSVAPDDTATWTQVARETSGAFAAWSLRTEAEPGPLADASDALARYAQVRAGSAPSKQITTPAILGLSRVLLVAADRGQSRTSQAYMVRQLANTLHALFQMQQAMRHAQAAAVTEWAVRERLAVVAARSAAPAAARPAPVPGALSVEQATGGAGPRLRSPLPNPLEPRPRTTSAAQRDDGIER; encoded by the coding sequence ATGCCGAACGTCACCCGCGGCGGGCGGATGCCCGGCCTGCTGGTGTATCTCGCCGGCGACGGACGGCACAACGAGCACCGCGATCAGCACGTGGTCGCCGGTGACCCTGCGCTCATGGCGTGGCACGCCGACGAGCAGCTGGACCGCGCTTCGGCCCTGGCGATCGCCAAGCACCTGGACGCCCCGAGCCGGGTGTTCGGGACCGAGGTCAACGCCCCCCTGTACGAGTGGAGCGAGGAACGTCAGCAGCGCGTGAAGGTCGGCTACGGCGACGCGCACGTGTGGCACTGCTCCCTGTCGCTGCGCGCCGAGGAAGGCGTGCTGCCCGACTCCACGTGGTCGCAGATCGCCGAGGACTTCGTGCGCCAGATGGGGTTCACCGACGACTCGGGGAAGGCGCCCTGTCGGTGGGTCGCGATCCGCCACGGCGTGTCCCAGGCCGGCAACGACCACGTCCACATCGCGGTGAACCTGGTTCGCGAGGACGGGACGAAGGCCACGACGTGGAACGACTTCCGCCGGGCACAGGAGATCTCGGGCCGCCTGGAGAAGGCGTACGGGCTGCAGGTCCTCGAGTCGCGGGAGCTCGGCCTCGGCAGCCGCGGCGTGCGCCCGGCCGAGCTCGGCCGCGCCGAGTCGCGCAGCGCGCGCGACACGCAGCGCGCCGCACTCGCGCGGCGGGTGCGAGCCTCCGCTACCGCGAGCCGGGACGAGGCGGAGTTCGTGCGCCGGCTGCGGCGCGAAGGGCTTCTCGCGAGGCCGCGCTACGCAGCCGGACGCGACGACGTCGTGCTCGGGTACTCCGTCGCCCTGCGACCGAACGCGGGGGAGCGACCCGTCTGGTTCGGTGGCGGCACCCTCGCGAAGGACCTCACGCTCCCGCGGCTGCGGTCGACCTGGCCCGACAGCCCTCAGACAGCCAGCGACGCCGTCGCTGAGTGGACCGCCGCAGGCCGAGGACAGCGCCCGGTGCGCCCGGGCATCGAGGTCGACGCGCCCGATCCTCGGCTGTGGGACCAGTACGCCGAGCAGATCGGTGAACTGAACGAGCGCCTGCGCAGCGTCGCGCCGGACGACACGGCGACCTGGACCCAGGTCGCCCGCGAGACCTCGGGTGCGTTCGCGGCCTGGTCGCTGCGCACCGAGGCCGAGCCGGGGCCGCTCGCCGACGCCTCCGACGCGCTCGCCCGCTACGCCCAGGTGCGCGCCGGTTCGGCACCGAGCAAGCAGATCACCACGCCGGCGATCCTCGGTCTGTCCCGGGTGCTGCTCGTCGCGGCCGACCGGGGCCAGTCGCGCACGTCGCAGGCGTACATGGTCCGGCAGCTCGCGAACACGCTGCACGCGCTGTTCCAGATGCAGCAGGCCATGCGCCACGCCCAGGCCGCCGCGGTGACCGAGTGGGCGGTGCGCGAGCGGCTCGCCGTCGTCGCTGCACGCTCGGCGGCGCCGGCAGCCGCGCGGCCGGCTCCCGTCCCGGGCGCGCTATCGGTCGAGCAGGCGACCGGAGGCGCCGGGCCGCGACTGCGCTCCCCGCTGCCGAACCCACTGGAGCCGCGGCCGCGCACGACGTCAGCGGCGCAGCGCGACGACGGGATCGAGCGATGA
- a CDS encoding Fic family protein translates to MTHPWQTGDERERWHGYLMPDGRTLRNLVGARTPAELRYIEDALVEARALGMREHALPATYDLDGLRSIHRHLFQDIYAWAGDVRTVEIRKGDAFFARVDRIAPAMRDVADFLAATDHLRDVAPADVPATLADVYAVVNQAHPFREGNGRTQREYLTSLARESGHHIDWLAVSGDQNDYVSHAARTGDRAPMRELFERVVSRAGVRDFDPHAAEALRLANLSRSSAAGRVSAPDRRRTRANGLALDLER, encoded by the coding sequence GTGACTCACCCGTGGCAGACCGGCGACGAGCGCGAGCGGTGGCACGGCTACCTCATGCCCGACGGCCGGACGCTGCGCAACCTCGTCGGTGCACGCACGCCGGCCGAGCTGCGCTACATCGAAGACGCCCTCGTCGAAGCCCGCGCACTCGGGATGCGCGAGCACGCGCTGCCGGCCACCTACGACCTCGACGGCCTGCGCTCGATCCACCGCCACTTGTTCCAGGACATCTACGCCTGGGCCGGTGACGTCCGCACCGTCGAGATCCGCAAGGGCGATGCGTTCTTCGCACGCGTGGACCGCATCGCGCCCGCGATGCGCGACGTGGCCGACTTCCTCGCCGCCACCGACCACCTGCGCGACGTCGCGCCGGCCGACGTGCCCGCCACGCTCGCCGACGTCTACGCCGTCGTCAACCAGGCGCACCCGTTCCGGGAGGGCAACGGCCGCACCCAGCGCGAGTACCTGACGTCGCTCGCCCGCGAGTCCGGACACCACATCGACTGGCTCGCCGTCAGCGGCGACCAGAACGACTACGTCAGCCACGCCGCCCGCACCGGCGACCGCGCCCCGATGCGCGAGCTGTTCGAACGGGTCGTGTCACGCGCCGGCGTGCGGGACTTCGACCCGCACGCCGCCGAGGCGCTACGCCTGGCGAACCTCAGTCGCTCGTCGGCCGCCGGGCGCGTGAGCGCGCCCGATCGCCGGCGCACCCGCGCGAACGGTCTGGCGCTCGACCTCGAGCGCTAG
- a CDS encoding DUF3560 domain-containing protein — translation MSALTITHTRAEGTVLEGTAAGDGAAGILTACGWRWSRDRGTWYVPRSRDQHARHDLIEATRSQLQRAGHDVEVHVDEQPRDFADIEVDLLARRRARAAALKRRAVTAKARADAAAGAEEAAVRALPPAGEPIKIGHHSENRHRRSMDRAHRATGKRIAADDRARELERQAQAATQSVAARYAPRPVAARIDRLDAELRQKLRALARLEAGEPGTVDARTRSLLQEQIALLEQELEHWTATRAAQIADGLAVDYGPHNVRPGDQVQISGHWYRAVRANRATVTVDMAGGRRTATAPWRNVTDHNPANQQQEDA, via the coding sequence ATGAGCGCGCTGACGATCACCCACACCCGCGCCGAGGGCACCGTCCTGGAGGGAACCGCTGCCGGCGACGGCGCCGCGGGGATCCTCACCGCGTGCGGCTGGCGCTGGTCGCGGGATCGGGGCACCTGGTACGTGCCCCGATCCCGGGACCAGCATGCCCGCCACGACCTGATCGAGGCGACCAGGTCTCAGCTGCAGCGCGCCGGCCACGACGTCGAGGTGCACGTCGACGAGCAGCCCCGGGACTTCGCGGACATCGAGGTCGACCTGCTCGCCCGGCGCCGGGCACGCGCAGCCGCGCTCAAGCGACGCGCGGTCACGGCCAAGGCACGAGCGGACGCGGCCGCCGGCGCCGAGGAGGCCGCGGTGCGCGCGCTCCCGCCCGCCGGCGAGCCCATCAAGATCGGGCACCACTCCGAGAACCGGCACCGGCGGTCGATGGACCGGGCCCACCGGGCGACCGGGAAGAGGATCGCGGCGGACGACCGCGCCCGCGAGCTCGAACGGCAGGCGCAGGCCGCGACGCAGTCCGTCGCCGCGCGGTACGCCCCGCGTCCGGTCGCTGCCCGCATCGACCGTCTCGACGCCGAGCTGCGGCAGAAGCTGCGAGCCCTGGCCCGCCTCGAGGCGGGCGAGCCCGGCACGGTCGACGCCCGCACGCGCAGCCTCCTGCAGGAGCAGATCGCCCTCCTCGAGCAGGAGCTCGAGCACTGGACGGCCACCCGTGCCGCCCAGATCGCCGACGGCCTCGCCGTCGACTACGGGCCGCACAACGTGCGCCCCGGCGACCAGGTGCAGATCTCCGGGCACTGGTACCGCGCCGTGCGCGCCAACCGCGCCACGGTCACCGTCGACATGGCCGGCGGCCGCCGAACCGCGACCGCCCCCTGGCGGAACGTCACCGACCACAACCCCGCGAACCAGCAGCAGGAGGACGCATGA